One Microlunatus soli genomic window carries:
- a CDS encoding pyridoxamine 5'-phosphate oxidase family protein has translation MTTSVHEYTEITDADQLTEVIGEALPAVRNKERDRLDDLDVQWLAASPFCVVATSDAEGNVDASPKGDPAGQLAYVIDDRTIAIAERPGNRRADGYHNILSNPHVGLIFLIPGRGDTLRINGRARLVRDAPFFDAMIVKGHRPVLAVVVEIDTIFHHCAKAFLRSKLWQPDSWKLDAVPSRAELAKKLDKKDADLDELRTYYDEANYAKKLYQA, from the coding sequence ATGACGACGAGCGTCCATGAGTACACCGAGATCACCGATGCCGATCAGCTGACCGAGGTGATCGGGGAAGCGCTGCCGGCGGTCCGCAACAAGGAACGCGACCGGCTGGATGATCTTGATGTGCAGTGGCTGGCGGCGTCGCCGTTCTGTGTTGTGGCCACCTCCGACGCCGAGGGCAATGTCGACGCCTCGCCCAAGGGCGATCCGGCCGGTCAGTTGGCGTACGTGATCGACGATCGGACGATCGCGATCGCCGAACGTCCGGGCAACCGCCGGGCCGATGGCTATCACAACATCCTGTCCAACCCGCATGTCGGATTGATCTTCCTGATCCCGGGTCGGGGCGACACCCTGCGGATCAACGGCCGGGCTCGGCTGGTGCGCGATGCGCCGTTCTTCGACGCGATGATCGTCAAGGGGCATCGGCCGGTGCTGGCGGTCGTCGTCGAGATCGACACGATCTTCCATCACTGTGCGAAGGCGTTCCTGCGGTCCAAGCTGTGGCAGCCGGACAGTTGGAAGCTCGACGCCGTTCCGTCCCGTGCGGAGCTGGCCAAGAAGCTGGACAAGAAGGACGCCGATCTCGACGAGCTGCGGACCTACTACGACGAGGCGAACTACGCCAAGAAGCTTTACCAGGCCTAG
- a CDS encoding TIGR03936 family radical SAM-associated protein has translation MASKTRQPEQQAPPVQRLRIRYAKRGRLRFTSHRDFGRAFERALRRAGIPMAYSSGFSPHPRISYSTASPTGAASEAEYLEIALAQVCVPELVKSELDRALPPGLDVLGVVESDGSSLADRLTGSAWRIELPGVAPDVISAAVTTFLAADSAPAERMTKNGLRTFDARESVLRLVADDQGMELVTRHLTPLVRPDDVLGAMTRLLPAFAPSQPLITRLRQGEVNHTTGDIVEPF, from the coding sequence GTGGCAAGCAAGACCCGGCAACCAGAACAACAGGCGCCGCCCGTGCAGCGGCTCCGGATCCGTTACGCCAAGCGCGGCCGGTTGCGGTTCACCAGCCATCGCGACTTCGGCCGTGCCTTCGAACGCGCACTGCGACGGGCCGGCATCCCGATGGCGTACTCGTCGGGGTTCTCCCCGCACCCGCGGATCTCCTATTCGACGGCCTCGCCGACCGGCGCGGCCAGCGAAGCGGAGTACCTGGAGATCGCCCTGGCCCAGGTGTGTGTACCCGAGTTGGTGAAGTCGGAGCTGGATCGCGCACTGCCACCGGGTCTGGACGTGCTCGGCGTCGTGGAATCCGACGGGTCGTCGCTCGCCGACCGGCTGACCGGATCGGCCTGGCGGATCGAGTTGCCAGGAGTCGCACCCGACGTGATCAGCGCGGCGGTCACGACGTTCCTGGCGGCCGATAGCGCTCCGGCCGAGCGGATGACCAAGAACGGTCTGCGCACCTTCGATGCCCGGGAGTCGGTGCTTCGTTTGGTCGCCGACGATCAGGGGATGGAGCTGGTCACCCGACACCTGACGCCGCTGGTCAGGCCGGATGACGTCCTCGGGGCGATGACCAGGCTGCTGCCGGCCTTCGCGCCGTCGCAGCCACTGATCACCCGGTTGCGCCAAGGTGAGGTCAATCACACCACAGGAGACATCGTCGAGCCCTTCTGA